In the Symmachiella macrocystis genome, TTCTCCATGCATTATTTCAGCGACCAGGCGCTGAGCGCCGATTATTTTGGGCTGTTTAGCGAAGGTCTTAAGAGCAATTTAACAGTCGATGAGGACACTTCGCATCCTCCGTTTGTGGGGATCATGTCGCACGGTTGCAGCGGCGATATTTGGCGGCGCGATTACACGACATCCCCCCCGACCGAACCCGCTAAAACAATCGAAAGTTTCGCAAACGAATTGGTAAAGATCGCACTCGATGCGATAGGCACGATCCAGTACGACGAATACGCGACGCTGGCCATGGCCGAAAGGCGATTGACACTCAACTACCGCGTCCCCACTGCCCAGCGGTTGGAATGGGCCAAAAAAATCGTGGAGGCTATGGGCGATCGGCCGCCGAAGAACACGACCGAAGTTTACGCGCGCGAGCAACTGATTCTCCACGAGCGGCAATCGACGGAAGTCGTGGTTCAAGCGTTGCGAATTGGAGACATTGGAATTGCGACCACACCAACGGAAACCTATGCCCTGACCGGTTTGAAATTAAAAGAGCAAAGCCCACTGAAACATACCATGGTGATTGAACTGGCCAATGGGGGTGACGGTTATATTCCGCCGCCGGAGCAACATTTGCTAGGGGGATACAACACCTGGGCGGCGCGGTCGGCCGGGTTGGAAGTCCAAGCAGAGCCGAAGATCACCGAAGCGGCACTACAATTGCTGGAACAAGTCGCCGGGAGTCCACGAGAAAAGTATCAACAAAGCCGCGGACCGAGCGCTGAAGCCATCTTGGCAGCCAAGCCGATCGCATATTATCGGCTGGATGAGTTCGAGACGCCGCACGCTGCCGATTCGTCGGGACACCATCGTGATGCGGTGTACGAACCGGGCGTCGTCTTCTTTTTGGAAGGTCCGCAATCGGAAAAATTCTGCCAAGAGGGTGAAACCAACCGCGCCGCGCATTTCGCAGGGGGGCGCTTGCGGGCGCATATGCAGGATCTGGGAGACCAGTATTCGGTCTCGATGTGGTTTTGGAACGGCATGCCCAATGAGGCTCGCGAAGTCAGCGGCTGGTTATTTTCGCATGGCCCCGATCATGGTTTGGGCGCTGACAGTGACCACTTGGGTTTGGGAGGAACGGAGCATCCCGGGAAGCTCATTTTTCGGCACGGCGGAGCTGGAGCAAAAACAGAGGTGGGGAAAAAAGCAATCCCGCGTTGGACTTGGAACCACGTTGTGTTCGAGCGGGATGGTGAGTTCGTGCGAGTTTATTTGAATGGCCAACAACAACCAGAAATTGGAGTGAAGCTGCCATCCGGGTTGTTGTCACCAGGGAAACAGGTATTCTGGGGAGGTCGTGGCAATAACGAATCCAACTGGGAAGGCCGCTTGGATGAGATCGCCGTTTTTCCGCGCGTATTATCTATTGAGGAAATAAAAACGCTCGCGGGTCAATAATTACGGCGGCTCGACGAATTTCCTACTTCGAGAAACTCTATAACGCGACTCAACTCCTTTGATCCCTCGGTAGCTTTTCTGCGTTCTTGATTGTTGTCACGCGCCGACCAGAATGCAGTGCTGCAAATTTCCCCCCTGGCCCTCAACGAAACCTTGAGTGATTGCCTATGTCCGACTCGTCCATGATCATCGTTGACGATGTGCGAAAGACCTATCGAGATGGGTTGTTTCGCCGACAAAAGGTGGAAGCTCTCAAGGGGGTCTCGTTTGATGTCAAACGAGGCGAAGTGTTTGGGCTGCTCGGTCCCAACGGTGCGGGCAAGACGACGCTGATTAAGATCCTGTTGGGGATTGTCCGCAAGACCGGCGGGCAAGCGACCTTGTTGGGGCGTCCTGCGGGAGATCGTGCGGGACGGCAACGGGTGGGGTATCTGCCCGAAGGACATCGCATTCCACAACACCTCAACGGCAACACAGCATTGGAATATTACGGCAGCCTCAGCGGCCTGTCGATGTCGCAAATCAGGGAACGCCGACCGGAATCCCTGGCGACAGTTGGACTGGCCGAGTGGGGCAAGATGTCGGTCAAGAAATATTCCAAAGGGATGCTGCAACGCCTGGGTCTCGCCCAAGCGATGTTGCATAATCCCGACCTGCTCATTTTGGATGAACCGACCGATGGCGTCGATCCGGTCGGACGCGCGGAAATGCGGGAAATCCTGGCACGACTCAAAGGCCAAGGAAAATCGATTTTCCTCAACAGCCATATGTTGCAAGAGGTCGAATTGGTTTGCGACCGCGTGGCCATTCTCCACAAGGGCAAATTGCGTCATGTGGGGGATGTTAAAGACATCACTACGCTGTCGGGAGCGGAAACGGAATTCCTGTTGGAAGGCGCGGAGGAAACCATTCGCAAGACGGTTGATGAAGCAGCCGTCCTATCTTGGAGGGGTGCTGGTGAAAATCGCTTTCAGGTCGGTCTCCGCATCTCCGCGCAACCGGATGTCGACCGCACCGTTGATCAATTGCGAAAAGCGGGCATCAGCATTTGTCGAATGACGCCGCGGAAGTTGACGCTGGAAGAAGCGTTTCTGCAACTCATCCAAGCCCAAACCGACGATAAACCGGGCGTGGAACAACCTACTGAAATCACAAGCTTTGGTGCCGAATCATGAAAGCGTATCTCGCCGTCATCAAAGACTCGTTTCGTGAGGCGTTCGCGTCGCGGGTACTGTGGATCTTGCTCGTGCTCATCACGCTGTTGTTGCTGTTACTGGCTCCCTTGGGAGTGAAGGACGAAGTGGCAGCGACGCTGAGTCGGGGCGACATCTCAACGGGGAGCGAATTTTCCAACAAGCTCGTCGAACAATCCCGGTCAGAGAGACCATTGCCGGGAAAACACATTTGGCAGATGCTGCCCCGTGACTTGCAGGAACAGATGACGCAACAGCAGACCGGGGAGAATGGTCGGAATTCGTATCGAGTCCTCAGGCTGCTCATCAAAAAATTGAATGAATTGCTCACGCGGACCGACTTCTATGACGAGGCGGCTTGGAGCCGTTATCCACTGGGCAAGGAAGCACGACCGTTGCTGGAACGCGGCGTTTCGGAGCTATCTGAAACGGAGCTGAAACGCTTCAATCGATTGGCACTGGACGCGGCGTATCCGGCCGATATTCGGCCCGTTCCCAAAATAGCAACGCGCGTGGTCTATTTCGGTTATGAAATGGGTGGCCCACTGCCAGCCGACCGCGAAAAAATGCGTGATGTGGTGCAGCAGGTGTTGGTACAGGTCATGACTTTGTTGGTGGGTGTGCTGGGTGTGTTTGTGGCGATTCTGGTCACAGCCTCGATAATTCCCCACATGTTTGAATCGGGCGCCATTGATTTGATGTTGAGCAGACCGTTGTCGCGGTCGTTGTTGTTTCTGTCGAAATTCATCGGAGGCTGTACGTTTATTCTGTTGAACTCGGCTTATCTGATTACCGGACTGTGGCTGTATGTCGGATTGCGATTCGACATTTGGAGCAACAAATTACTGCTCTGCGTTCCGGTGTTCTTGTTTTTGTTCGCTATCTACTACTCGGTCTCGGCGTTTGCGGGTGTGGTTTGGAAAAACGCTGTCGTGTCGGTGGTGATAACAATTTTATTCTGGGCCGCCTGTTTTGCTGTAGGGACGTCGAAGGGTGTCGTGGAAACGATGTTCCTCAACCCGGAGCGTTTCGCCGTTTTAGTTCCGGCAGGAGAATCGTTGTTGGCGGCGAATAAATCGGGCCAGACTTTTCAGTGGCAACCCAACGACCACACGTGGCAGCCGGTTTTCACCTCTGGATCAGGCGATGCCGGTCTCTTTGGATTGATCTACCCCATGGTCGGTCCGATCTATGATTCCCAAGCGGATCAATTGGTCGCCATTGCATCGTCCCGACCAGGGGTTCCCGGCTTCGCAGGATCGGGAACGATTGTCGTTGGCAAACGCAACAACGATTGGGAACGCATTCCCAGCATTTCCACGCCGCCCGGCACGCAAACGTTGTTTATCGAGTCCGAGGGAACAATCCTTATCGCCGGCGCTGTTGGGATCTTTCGCCTTGAAGGAGGGACCATCACAGATCAGGTCGCGGGGAACGACGTGGCTCCACAAGGCAAAGCGGGGAAATTCGTCGAAGTGGGACCGGAAGGAACGGACTCTTGGTCGCCCCCCTTCGCTGCTGATCGCAATCCAGAAGACGGAAGCCTGGCCATTTTTTCGCGCGGCACCTTAAACCTGCTCAAACCGGCCGACGATGGGAGATTTACGATTGCCCAAGAAACGGACCTAGAGACCAAGGAACTGGCGCTGGTGGCCTATGCCGGGAAGACGATCCTCGTCGCATTGGGCAGCGGTGAAATCCGCACGTTCGATGCCGAGACATTGAAACCGACCGGCAGCTTTCAGCCGTTCGACAGCGACAAACCACAGCAAGTGGCCGCCGCCACGAACGGCCGCTGGTTCACGGTGCAGTTTCACAATAACAAGACATGGACGTTCAACACAAAAACCGGCAAACCGCTTGAAACCGATATTGCCGGCCAAGGGAATATCTCCGCTGTTGCATACACAACGGACAACAAACTTCTCGTCTCCGACCGCTATCCGCGCGTGCTCGAATATGACTTAGACACCGGCAATGTCACGCGACGGTTCGAAGCGGGCAGCGGGCGGTTGGAGTTGTTCTATCGCTACATTCTCAATCCGATTTATACGGTTTTCCCCAAACCAGGCGAACTCGATAGCTTGGTGATGTATCTACTCACCGACGAGAAGGCGCCTTCCCCCGAGATTCCGCAGCGGGTGGAAAGCCTGCAGAATGAGCGTGTGAAGTTGAACATTTGGGAGCCGGTCTGGAGCAACTTGGCATTCTTGGCCGTGATGTTGGGCCTGACTTGTCTGTACATCGAGCGCAAGGACTTTTAAGCCGCGACCGGATACAGAGAGAATGCTCGGGCTGAATTGTTGAGATTCCGCCAACGACCGTCTAAAACAGAGAGAGCGAAGTCGCGCACTAGTCGCCCGTTACCCTCACGTGCAATCGATTGCCCTACAGCTAGGATGTTCCCCATGACATGTTTGAGGAGTTTTGTTGTCCTATCGGCACTGACCATGGCGACAACACAATTGACGGCGCCACTGCCAGCCGGTGATCACTCACCCGAATGGCGGGGAAACGATGGCCAAGGGCATTCCGATGCGGTCGATCTGCCCGAATCGTGGAACGATACAGAACACATCGCCTGGAAACAGAAGATCCCCGGCCTGGGATGGTCATCGCCGGTCGTAGAAAACGGCCAGGTGTGGGTGACGACCGCCGTCGATAAACTCGCCCCGCCCGCAGAGGCCGAGCGGCGACGCAAGACCAGCACCAACTCGCAGCCGCTGCGGATTTCAGAATCGGTGAGCCTGCGTGCGGTGGGATTGGATTTGCAGACGGGCGAAATCATTCGCGAAGTGGAGGTGTTGTCTCAACAAGATCCACAGATGATCCACATCGACAATACCTATGCGACTCCCAGTCCGATCATCGAAAACGGACGGCTGTATTGTCATTACGGCCCTTGCGGGATCGCCTGCTTGGATGTCAACACGGGTGAGGTGTTGTGGCGGAATCAATCGTTGGTCGTCAAGCACGAGAATGGGGCGGGCAGTTCGCCGATTCTGTGGAACGACCTGTTGATCATCCATTGCGACGGCATCGATCGGCAATACATCGTCGCTTTGGACAAACAGACGGGCGAGGAAGTTTGGAAGACTCCACGAACCGGCAAACTGCACGACAATCCACAGTTGCGCAAATCGTATGCGACATCGCTGATTGTCGACATCAACGGCCAACCACAAATCGTCTCTCCCTCCGCCGATTGGATTTATGGATACGATCCGTCCACCGGCAAAGAGCTGTGGAAGCTGAATTACGGCACGTTGGGATTTTCCAATGCCGCCCGGCCGGTGGCTGGCAACGGAATGATCTTCACCTGCACCGGGTATATGAAATCGCAAATCCTGGCGTTCAAAATTGATGAGCAGAACAAACCGACATTGGCCTGGCGCTACAAAGATCAGGTCCCCAACGTCTCCTGTCCGTTATTGGTCGGCGACGAAATCTACTTCGCCTCTGATGCCGGAATCGCCACCTGCATCGATTCCAAGACCGGGAAGCTGCATTGGAAGGAGCGGATCGGCAAACGATTCTGGGCCGCACCGCTGTACGCCGACGGCAAGATCTACTTTTTTGACCGCAACGGCACAACGACAGTCATTGCCCCAAGAACAACTTTTAAGAAACTGTCGGTGAACAAACTCAAAGGCACTCTGCTCTCCACCGCCGCCGCGGTCGATGGTTCGCTGATTCTCAGAACTGATCAAGCACTGCACTGTATTCGTTAGCAGTTCAGTATTCGTTAGCCGTTTAGAAGTGGAAAATGCGGTCAATTTGGCAGCAATTCACCGAAAATCCCACTGGAAAGGGAAAGTTGGTGGTTGACTCGGTTTGAATTGGGACGATAATTACTCATGGTGCGGACGGAAATTGACCATTCGCAGCAACAACCCGACCCGGGGGCGATCGGTTTCG is a window encoding:
- a CDS encoding outer membrane protein assembly factor BamB family protein — protein: MTCLRSFVVLSALTMATTQLTAPLPAGDHSPEWRGNDGQGHSDAVDLPESWNDTEHIAWKQKIPGLGWSSPVVENGQVWVTTAVDKLAPPAEAERRRKTSTNSQPLRISESVSLRAVGLDLQTGEIIREVEVLSQQDPQMIHIDNTYATPSPIIENGRLYCHYGPCGIACLDVNTGEVLWRNQSLVVKHENGAGSSPILWNDLLIIHCDGIDRQYIVALDKQTGEEVWKTPRTGKLHDNPQLRKSYATSLIVDINGQPQIVSPSADWIYGYDPSTGKELWKLNYGTLGFSNAARPVAGNGMIFTCTGYMKSQILAFKIDEQNKPTLAWRYKDQVPNVSCPLLVGDEIYFASDAGIATCIDSKTGKLHWKERIGKRFWAAPLYADGKIYFFDRNGTTTVIAPRTTFKKLSVNKLKGTLLSTAAAVDGSLILRTDQALHCIR
- a CDS encoding ABC transporter permease — its product is MKAYLAVIKDSFREAFASRVLWILLVLITLLLLLLAPLGVKDEVAATLSRGDISTGSEFSNKLVEQSRSERPLPGKHIWQMLPRDLQEQMTQQQTGENGRNSYRVLRLLIKKLNELLTRTDFYDEAAWSRYPLGKEARPLLERGVSELSETELKRFNRLALDAAYPADIRPVPKIATRVVYFGYEMGGPLPADREKMRDVVQQVLVQVMTLLVGVLGVFVAILVTASIIPHMFESGAIDLMLSRPLSRSLLFLSKFIGGCTFILLNSAYLITGLWLYVGLRFDIWSNKLLLCVPVFLFLFAIYYSVSAFAGVVWKNAVVSVVITILFWAACFAVGTSKGVVETMFLNPERFAVLVPAGESLLAANKSGQTFQWQPNDHTWQPVFTSGSGDAGLFGLIYPMVGPIYDSQADQLVAIASSRPGVPGFAGSGTIVVGKRNNDWERIPSISTPPGTQTLFIESEGTILIAGAVGIFRLEGGTITDQVAGNDVAPQGKAGKFVEVGPEGTDSWSPPFAADRNPEDGSLAIFSRGTLNLLKPADDGRFTIAQETDLETKELALVAYAGKTILVALGSGEIRTFDAETLKPTGSFQPFDSDKPQQVAAATNGRWFTVQFHNNKTWTFNTKTGKPLETDIAGQGNISAVAYTTDNKLLVSDRYPRVLEYDLDTGNVTRRFEAGSGRLELFYRYILNPIYTVFPKPGELDSLVMYLLTDEKAPSPEIPQRVESLQNERVKLNIWEPVWSNLAFLAVMLGLTCLYIERKDF
- a CDS encoding LamG-like jellyroll fold domain-containing protein; its protein translation is MRSVAAILTIGVLIHFAATPAMAGLQAGAAVVDVTPTQLPVLVNGGMLSRSVETVKTRINARAIVLDDGKERLAIVVVDSCMMPRPLLDDAKALAALRTKIRADHMLISATHTHSAPSSLSCLGTDADPNYVPFLRDKLAEAIAAAEANLEPARVGWAVGNAAEFTALRRWIRRPDRIVNDPFGNPTVRANMHAGANWDDVTGESGPEDPDLSIISIQATDGRPIAVLANFSMHYFSDQALSADYFGLFSEGLKSNLTVDEDTSHPPFVGIMSHGCSGDIWRRDYTTSPPTEPAKTIESFANELVKIALDAIGTIQYDEYATLAMAERRLTLNYRVPTAQRLEWAKKIVEAMGDRPPKNTTEVYAREQLILHERQSTEVVVQALRIGDIGIATTPTETYALTGLKLKEQSPLKHTMVIELANGGDGYIPPPEQHLLGGYNTWAARSAGLEVQAEPKITEAALQLLEQVAGSPREKYQQSRGPSAEAILAAKPIAYYRLDEFETPHAADSSGHHRDAVYEPGVVFFLEGPQSEKFCQEGETNRAAHFAGGRLRAHMQDLGDQYSVSMWFWNGMPNEAREVSGWLFSHGPDHGLGADSDHLGLGGTEHPGKLIFRHGGAGAKTEVGKKAIPRWTWNHVVFERDGEFVRVYLNGQQQPEIGVKLPSGLLSPGKQVFWGGRGNNESNWEGRLDEIAVFPRVLSIEEIKTLAGQ
- a CDS encoding ABC transporter ATP-binding protein, with translation MSDSSMIIVDDVRKTYRDGLFRRQKVEALKGVSFDVKRGEVFGLLGPNGAGKTTLIKILLGIVRKTGGQATLLGRPAGDRAGRQRVGYLPEGHRIPQHLNGNTALEYYGSLSGLSMSQIRERRPESLATVGLAEWGKMSVKKYSKGMLQRLGLAQAMLHNPDLLILDEPTDGVDPVGRAEMREILARLKGQGKSIFLNSHMLQEVELVCDRVAILHKGKLRHVGDVKDITTLSGAETEFLLEGAEETIRKTVDEAAVLSWRGAGENRFQVGLRISAQPDVDRTVDQLRKAGISICRMTPRKLTLEEAFLQLIQAQTDDKPGVEQPTEITSFGAES